In Scomber scombrus chromosome 17, fScoSco1.1, whole genome shotgun sequence, the following proteins share a genomic window:
- the angel2 gene encoding protein angel homolog 2 isoform X1 produces the protein MQNWNINDVSFTAGENRSMSLRQLSSFGSSFLRGGRPALCRAGFRSSSASSVSPSRLHLFPAPPPWWTVRGFPPWPPRLHRSHPAAAATTSQVFSGRTARRSFNTSAGPLMERHDKEPPQKRRKSVEEKGSAGEREGHKAGGKDGGSKKEHRHLDPNADSFRPNHRHKDGGGDGGKHGAGNGSSRESSRDKERTKTGSKDRDGNRNTQRKDGAARDETPHRGRSTQQQQGGGHKDSQPAATRTHSSWSKPEPRAESTHKPSRWDRGPPPSRAPSSNHWQVAGGNRHPPPPGTCPPVRQQQVPVPMKALQRHWENSPACSAYPLPPGGSAGFDFSVLSYNILSQDLLQDNSYLYRHCHPGVLSWDHRLPNLLAEIQHYNADILCLQEVQKDHYEHQIRPALTQLGYHCEYKKRTGNKPDGCAVIFKTSRLSLVSSNPVEFFRPGDALLDRDNVGLVVLLRPNDASSQSDPSSVICIANTHLLYNPRRGDIKLAQLAILFAEIRRLSRLPDGSTNPVVLCGDFNSTPLSPLYSFLTTGCLEYQGLQIGMVSGQETSPRGQRLLMSPLWSHRLGINQRCQYEDKHTAESSISPAAVEGAICNMTVEDLANKAAAALYRARIEHSLKLQSSYQHCLPPDGRPEITTCHSRTAMTVDYILYTPTELVGRGLQLLGRLSLVGQSELEEVNGLPNHQHSSDHLPLLAGFRYRR, from the exons CCTCCTCCGTCTCCCCCTCCCGCCTCCATTTGTTCCCCGCTCCTCCTCCATGGTGGACGGTGCGGGGATTTCCTCCCTGGCCTCCTCGACTTCATCGCTCccacccagcagcagcagcaacaaccagtCAGGTGTTCAGTGGTCGCACCGCCCGCCGTTCATTCAACACCTCCGCCGGCCCCCTGATGGAGCGGCACGACAAAGAGCCGCCTCAGAAACGGAGGAAGAGCGTAGAGGAAAAGGGAAGCGCTGGAGAAAGGGAAGGACACAAAGcaggaggaaaagatggaggcTCAAAGAAGGAGCACCGCCACCTGGACCCCAACGCGGACAGCTTTAGACCAAACCACCGCCACAAAGATGGAGGTGGAGACGGAGGGAAACACGGAGCAGGAAACGGCAGCagcagggagagcagcagggaTAAAGAAAGGACTAAAACTGGGAGCAAAGACAGAGACGGGAACCGTAACACGCAGAGAAAAGACGGAGCAGCTCGAGATGAGACTCCACATCGAGGGAGAAgcacgcagcagcagcaggggggggggcataAAGACTCACAGCCTGCAGCAACCAGGACTCACAGCTCCTGGTCCAAACCCGAGCCACGTGCAGAGTCCACGCACAAACCCAGCCGCTGGGACAGAGGGCCCCCCCCCAGCAGAGCCCCCTCCTCAAACCACTGGCAGGTAGCGGGGGGCAACAGGCATCCTCCTCCACCTGGAACCTGCCCGCCTGTCAGACAGCAGCAAGTTCCTGTTCCTATGAAAG ctcTTCAGAGACACTGGGAGAACTCTCCTGCCTGCAGTGCGTACCCTCTGCCACCGGGGGGCAGCGCAGGCTTTGATTTCTCAGTGCTGTCCTATAACATCCTGTCTCAGGACCTGCTGCAGGACAATTCCTACCTGTACCGGCACTGTCACCCTGGGGTGCTGTCCTGGGACCACCGGCTGCCCAACCTGCTGGCTGAGATCCAGCATTACAACGCtgat ATTCTTTGTCTTCAAGAAGTCCAAAAGGATCACTACGAACACCAGATTAGACCCGCTCTCACCCAACtag gctacCACTGTGAGTATAAGAAGCGAACAGGAAATAAACCGGATGGTTGTGCCGTCATCTTTAAAACCTCCCGCCTGTCGCTGGTCTCCTCCAATCCCGTTGAGTTTTTCCGACCTGGCGACGCCCTCCTCGACAGGGACAACGTGGGATTGGTTGTTCTGCTGCGGCCAAACGACGCCTCCTCCCAGTCGGATCCCTCCTCCGTCATCTGCATCGCCAACACGCATCTCCTCTACAACCCCCGCCGAGGCGACATCAAACTAGCCCAGCTGGCCATCCTATTTGCTGAGATCAGACGGTTGTCCCGCCTCCCGGACGGCTCGACCAATCCCGTCGTTCTGTGTGGAGATTTTAACTCGACCCCCCTGAGCCCGCTGTACAGCTTCCTGACCACCGGCTGCCTGGAGTACCAGGGGCTGCAGATCGGCatg GTGTCGGGTCAGGAAACCAGTCCCAGAGGTCAGCGTCTCCTCATGTCTCCGCTCTGGTCTCACAGGTTGGGAATCAACCAGCGCTGTCAGTATGAGGACAAACACACTGCTGAGTCGTCCATCAGCCCAGCAG CAGTAGAAGGAGCCATCTGTAACATGACTGTAGAAGATCTGGCTaacaaagctgctgctgctctttacAG agcgAGGATTGAGCACAgtctgaagcttcagtcgtcctaCCAGCACTGCCTGCCGCCTGACGGGAGACCTGAGATCACCACCTGCCACTCCCGCACCGCCATGACGGTGGATTACATCCTGTACACTCCCACcg AATTAGTCGGGCGGGGCCTACAGCTGCTCGGCAGGCTCTCATTGGTCGGCCAGTCGGAGCTGGAGGAAGTGAACGGTTTGCCCAATCACCAGCACTCGTCCGACCACCTTCCTCTCCTCGCCGGCTTCCGGTACCGACGTTGA
- the angel2 gene encoding protein angel homolog 2 isoform X2, whose translation MQNWNINDVSFTAGENRSMSLRQLSSFGSSFLRGGRPALCRAGFRSSSASSVSPSRLHLFPAPPPWWTVRGFPPWPPRLHRSHPAAAATTSQVFSGRTARRSFNTSAGPLMERHDKEPPQKRRKSVEEKGSAGEREGHKAGGKDGGSKKEHRHLDPNADSFRPNHRHKDGGGDGGKHGAGNGSSRESSRDKERTKTGSKDRDGNRNTQRKDGAARDETPHRGRSTQQQQGGGHKDSQPAATRTHSSWSKPEPRAESTHKPSRWDRGPPPSRAPSSNHWQVAGGNRHPPPPGTCPPVRQQQVPVPMKALQRHWENSPACSAYPLPPGGSAGFDFSVLSYNILSQDLLQDNSYLYRHCHPGVLSWDHRLPNLLAEIQHYNADILCLQEVQKDHYEHQIRPALTQLGYHCEYKKRTGNKPDGCAVIFKTSRLSLVSSNPVEFFRPGDALLDRDNVGLVVLLRPNDASSQSDPSSVICIANTHLLYNPRRGDIKLAQLAILFAEIRRLSRLPDGSTNPVVLCGDFNSTPLSPLYSFLTTGCLEYQGLQIGMVSGQETSPRGQRLLMSPLWSHRLGINQRCQYEDKHTAESSISPAVEGAICNMTVEDLANKAAAALYRARIEHSLKLQSSYQHCLPPDGRPEITTCHSRTAMTVDYILYTPTELVGRGLQLLGRLSLVGQSELEEVNGLPNHQHSSDHLPLLAGFRYRR comes from the exons CCTCCTCCGTCTCCCCCTCCCGCCTCCATTTGTTCCCCGCTCCTCCTCCATGGTGGACGGTGCGGGGATTTCCTCCCTGGCCTCCTCGACTTCATCGCTCccacccagcagcagcagcaacaaccagtCAGGTGTTCAGTGGTCGCACCGCCCGCCGTTCATTCAACACCTCCGCCGGCCCCCTGATGGAGCGGCACGACAAAGAGCCGCCTCAGAAACGGAGGAAGAGCGTAGAGGAAAAGGGAAGCGCTGGAGAAAGGGAAGGACACAAAGcaggaggaaaagatggaggcTCAAAGAAGGAGCACCGCCACCTGGACCCCAACGCGGACAGCTTTAGACCAAACCACCGCCACAAAGATGGAGGTGGAGACGGAGGGAAACACGGAGCAGGAAACGGCAGCagcagggagagcagcagggaTAAAGAAAGGACTAAAACTGGGAGCAAAGACAGAGACGGGAACCGTAACACGCAGAGAAAAGACGGAGCAGCTCGAGATGAGACTCCACATCGAGGGAGAAgcacgcagcagcagcaggggggggggcataAAGACTCACAGCCTGCAGCAACCAGGACTCACAGCTCCTGGTCCAAACCCGAGCCACGTGCAGAGTCCACGCACAAACCCAGCCGCTGGGACAGAGGGCCCCCCCCCAGCAGAGCCCCCTCCTCAAACCACTGGCAGGTAGCGGGGGGCAACAGGCATCCTCCTCCACCTGGAACCTGCCCGCCTGTCAGACAGCAGCAAGTTCCTGTTCCTATGAAAG ctcTTCAGAGACACTGGGAGAACTCTCCTGCCTGCAGTGCGTACCCTCTGCCACCGGGGGGCAGCGCAGGCTTTGATTTCTCAGTGCTGTCCTATAACATCCTGTCTCAGGACCTGCTGCAGGACAATTCCTACCTGTACCGGCACTGTCACCCTGGGGTGCTGTCCTGGGACCACCGGCTGCCCAACCTGCTGGCTGAGATCCAGCATTACAACGCtgat ATTCTTTGTCTTCAAGAAGTCCAAAAGGATCACTACGAACACCAGATTAGACCCGCTCTCACCCAACtag gctacCACTGTGAGTATAAGAAGCGAACAGGAAATAAACCGGATGGTTGTGCCGTCATCTTTAAAACCTCCCGCCTGTCGCTGGTCTCCTCCAATCCCGTTGAGTTTTTCCGACCTGGCGACGCCCTCCTCGACAGGGACAACGTGGGATTGGTTGTTCTGCTGCGGCCAAACGACGCCTCCTCCCAGTCGGATCCCTCCTCCGTCATCTGCATCGCCAACACGCATCTCCTCTACAACCCCCGCCGAGGCGACATCAAACTAGCCCAGCTGGCCATCCTATTTGCTGAGATCAGACGGTTGTCCCGCCTCCCGGACGGCTCGACCAATCCCGTCGTTCTGTGTGGAGATTTTAACTCGACCCCCCTGAGCCCGCTGTACAGCTTCCTGACCACCGGCTGCCTGGAGTACCAGGGGCTGCAGATCGGCatg GTGTCGGGTCAGGAAACCAGTCCCAGAGGTCAGCGTCTCCTCATGTCTCCGCTCTGGTCTCACAGGTTGGGAATCAACCAGCGCTGTCAGTATGAGGACAAACACACTGCTGAGTCGTCCATCAGCCCAGCAG TAGAAGGAGCCATCTGTAACATGACTGTAGAAGATCTGGCTaacaaagctgctgctgctctttacAG agcgAGGATTGAGCACAgtctgaagcttcagtcgtcctaCCAGCACTGCCTGCCGCCTGACGGGAGACCTGAGATCACCACCTGCCACTCCCGCACCGCCATGACGGTGGATTACATCCTGTACACTCCCACcg AATTAGTCGGGCGGGGCCTACAGCTGCTCGGCAGGCTCTCATTGGTCGGCCAGTCGGAGCTGGAGGAAGTGAACGGTTTGCCCAATCACCAGCACTCGTCCGACCACCTTCCTCTCCTCGCCGGCTTCCGGTACCGACGTTGA